A stretch of Cyanobacteria bacterium FACHB-DQ100 DNA encodes these proteins:
- a CDS encoding class I SAM-dependent methyltransferase: MTATRETKPSLTSRIVNGILSIPPVFNLARVRARNMMMKRAESIGVPWTKIVADLQARDWSKEFERVNNPELKYPEYYLRPFHAYEAGNLGWEPATEVEVAAYAVHARIWQDAGKDGDRRLRQSYHDVLKAEISTAPKDIIDFGCSVGMSTVALQETFPGSTVTGVDLSPHFLAVAEYRVGNRPDVHWRHAAAESTDLPAGSYDLVSACLLFHELPQDAAIAILQEARRLLRPGGHLAIMDMNPRSEVYAKMPPYILTLLKSTEPYLDQYFALDLEGAIVQAGFAQPSLTCNSPRHRTLIAQAC; the protein is encoded by the coding sequence ATGACAGCTACTCGCGAAACCAAGCCTAGTTTGACTTCCCGGATTGTCAACGGCATTTTATCGATTCCGCCTGTGTTTAATTTGGCGAGGGTTCGCGCTCGAAACATGATGATGAAACGCGCAGAATCAATTGGAGTTCCTTGGACAAAGATTGTTGCCGATTTGCAAGCGCGAGATTGGTCAAAAGAATTTGAAAGAGTTAATAATCCGGAGTTGAAATATCCCGAATATTATTTGCGTCCGTTTCATGCGTATGAAGCCGGGAATTTAGGGTGGGAACCTGCAACGGAAGTGGAAGTTGCAGCGTATGCGGTTCATGCTCGAATTTGGCAAGATGCTGGCAAAGATGGCGATCGCCGATTGCGGCAGAGTTATCACGATGTTTTGAAAGCTGAGATTTCAACTGCACCCAAAGATATTATTGACTTCGGGTGCAGTGTGGGAATGAGCACCGTGGCGCTGCAAGAAACGTTTCCGGGTTCAACGGTGACAGGAGTGGATCTTTCGCCCCATTTTTTAGCCGTGGCTGAGTACCGTGTCGGAAATCGTCCCGATGTCCATTGGCGACATGCTGCGGCTGAATCGACGGATTTACCGGCGGGTTCGTATGATTTAGTTTCGGCTTGCTTGCTGTTTCATGAATTGCCCCAGGATGCGGCGATCGCGATTCTTCAAGAAGCAAGAAGATTGCTGCGTCCGGGCGGTCATCTTGCGATTATGGATATGAATCCGCGCTCTGAAGTTTATGCAAAAATGCCGCCGTATATCCTGACCTTACTGAAAAGTACAGAGCCGTATTTGGATCAGTATTTTGCGTTGGATTTGGAGGGGGCGATCGTACAGGCAGGATTTGCTCAACCGTCACTCACTTGCAATTCCCCGCGTCATCGTACTTTGATCGCTCAAGCGTGTTAA
- the cbiQ gene encoding cobalt ECF transporter T component CbiQ: protein MQLWIDTFSYRNRLRRLPPQQKVLFAGIVLLFALITRPIVQCAIALWMSVWIVNYAGIPSKIYGRMLSVAIAFWFTSIPALLIAGVALSERSRIQTDVLSGFSIGSHYLYLSQQGMLQAGLIFTRTIATVSSLYFLLLTTPLSEILKVMRQARCPEILTELLLLMYRFIFILLSTANQLWMAQHSRNGYCTYQRWFYSLSLLVSQLFRKTMENYQQFVLSTAARGFNGTFRVWSPQQYQPSRRYTIEAGFGCFLLLLSLCF, encoded by the coding sequence ATGCAGCTTTGGATTGATACGTTTTCTTACCGCAATCGACTACGGAGATTACCCCCGCAACAGAAGGTGCTGTTTGCGGGGATTGTTCTACTTTTTGCATTGATTACTCGCCCGATCGTTCAGTGTGCAATCGCGCTATGGATGAGCGTATGGATTGTGAATTATGCCGGAATTCCGAGCAAGATTTACGGCCGAATGTTGAGTGTCGCGATCGCGTTTTGGTTTACAAGTATTCCTGCATTGTTGATTGCTGGTGTTGCTTTATCTGAACGGTCAAGAATTCAGACAGATGTGTTATCGGGTTTCTCAATTGGTTCACATTACCTGTATCTGAGTCAGCAAGGGATGTTACAAGCAGGGTTGATTTTTACGCGCACGATCGCAACAGTTTCGTCCTTATATTTCCTATTATTAACAACTCCCCTTTCAGAGATATTAAAGGTAATGCGTCAAGCAAGATGCCCGGAAATATTAACTGAATTATTATTACTGATGTATCGATTTATTTTTATTTTGCTGTCTACTGCAAATCAACTTTGGATGGCTCAACATTCACGAAATGGATACTGCACCTATCAACGCTGGTTTTATAGTTTGAGCCTTTTGGTGAGCCAACTTTTTCGTAAGACAATGGAAAACTATCAGCAATTTGTTTTATCAACGGCTGCAAGAGGCTTTAATGGGACATTTCGAGTTTGGTCGCCGCAGCAATATCAACCTTCACGACGATATACGATCGAAGCTGGTTTCGGCTGCTTTCTGCTTTTACTGAGCCTATGCTTTTAG
- a CDS encoding ABC transporter ATP-binding protein: MLLEFREIDYTYSGVTEPAIRGLTLQIPSAKRIALIGQNGCGKTTLFLLANGLYQPQNGEIYWQGERLKYDRRSLINLRQKVGLVFQNPEQQVIASTVIEDISYGLCNLGWKDSQIESAIAPVLNEFGLTEFANRPIHQLSLGQKKRVSLAGVMVLQPELLLLDEPTAYLDPLHTRALAQSLENIHAAGTTIVMATHDLEWVYRWADWVIVLDQGTLALEGTPEAVFAETEKLELLQLGVPLTVKLLALLDTLEQQESHSVIETVRAQLLGSRKSRIK; encoded by the coding sequence ATGCTTTTAGAATTTCGCGAGATTGACTATACATATTCAGGTGTAACAGAGCCTGCAATTCGAGGCTTAACGCTGCAAATTCCGAGCGCAAAACGAATTGCTTTAATCGGTCAAAACGGCTGCGGCAAAACGACCTTATTTCTACTAGCAAATGGGCTATATCAACCGCAGAATGGCGAAATTTATTGGCAAGGAGAACGGCTGAAATACGATCGACGATCATTAATTAACTTACGGCAAAAAGTTGGCTTAGTCTTCCAAAACCCCGAACAGCAAGTCATCGCTTCAACCGTAATTGAAGATATTTCCTACGGTTTATGTAATTTAGGTTGGAAAGATTCACAAATTGAAAGCGCGATCGCTCCGGTGCTCAATGAATTCGGTTTAACTGAATTCGCAAATCGCCCAATTCACCAGCTAAGTTTAGGGCAAAAAAAGCGCGTTTCTCTTGCAGGTGTAATGGTTTTGCAGCCTGAATTACTGCTGCTGGATGAGCCAACCGCTTATCTCGATCCGCTCCATACTCGCGCCCTTGCTCAAAGCTTAGAAAACATTCACGCAGCAGGAACCACGATCGTTATGGCAACTCACGATCTAGAGTGGGTGTATCGCTGGGCGGACTGGGTGATTGTACTTGATCAAGGGACATTGGCCCTTGAAGGAACACCCGAAGCTGTGTTTGCAGAAACAGAAAAACTTGAATTGCTGCAACTTGGAGTGCCGCTTACGGTGAAATTGCTTGCGTTGCTAGATACGTTAGAACAACAAGAAAGCCATTCAGTGATAGAAACGGTGCGCGCTCAATTGCTTGGTTCTAGAAAATCCCGAATTAAGTGA
- a CDS encoding tetratricopeptide repeat protein has protein sequence MRFIRRSSCHLTAAIAAIGLAAVPALAQDAKPDMPKLTPEAAEQIQQAKNFFSQGENRARDAKYRDALESYNQAIRLNPSWSSPYVSRGAVRSQLGDHQGAIQDLDQAAGMNPTDAMIYAHRGSTRFSLGETDAALADLNQAIQLNPNLATAYVNRGYIRTQLQSWDEAIADFDQALRVAPKFAPALVNRGFVKLRKGDRQAALTDLNEAIKLQPNSAEAFVARGTIQHEIGDSDSAIADFSQAIRLKPMLADAYYNRAQVNAKLGFLEAAEADLTKLTTLNPNQAAFFHQRGMIRAALSNSEGAIADYNQALKLDPNFAPAMKSRGDVRAASGDKQGAIADYSQAVQIQPNFAAALSQRAELRAKLGDRSGATQDFSAAVDADSSNPDAYENRGEARMKTGDLQGAIADFSQAISLDSSRAQAFYHRGVLLKRMGNRQSAIADLQRAADLYLQKGDAEGYRNTLAQIKNRV, from the coding sequence ATGCGTTTTATCCGTCGTTCTTCGTGTCATCTCACCGCCGCAATTGCCGCGATCGGGCTTGCTGCCGTTCCTGCATTGGCTCAAGATGCCAAACCTGATATGCCAAAGCTGACTCCGGAGGCAGCAGAGCAAATTCAGCAAGCCAAAAACTTTTTCAGCCAGGGCGAAAATCGCGCCCGCGATGCCAAATATCGTGATGCGCTAGAGTCTTACAATCAGGCAATTCGACTAAATCCAAGCTGGAGTAGTCCTTATGTGAGTCGGGGGGCAGTGCGATCGCAGCTTGGCGATCATCAAGGCGCAATTCAAGACCTCGACCAAGCTGCAGGGATGAATCCGACCGATGCGATGATCTACGCGCATCGGGGTAGTACGCGATTTAGCTTGGGAGAAACCGATGCTGCACTCGCGGACTTAAATCAAGCCATCCAGCTCAATCCCAACTTAGCCACTGCTTACGTGAATCGCGGGTATATTCGGACTCAACTGCAAAGCTGGGATGAAGCGATCGCGGATTTTGACCAGGCGTTACGAGTTGCGCCGAAGTTTGCGCCTGCTTTGGTAAATCGGGGCTTTGTCAAGTTACGCAAGGGCGATCGTCAAGCGGCACTGACTGATCTAAACGAAGCGATTAAGTTGCAGCCGAATTCTGCTGAAGCCTTTGTTGCCCGCGGCACCATTCAGCATGAAATCGGAGACTCAGACAGCGCGATCGCAGATTTTTCTCAAGCAATCCGGCTCAAACCGATGTTAGCCGATGCCTACTACAACCGCGCTCAGGTGAATGCAAAACTCGGCTTTCTGGAAGCGGCTGAAGCGGACTTAACCAAACTCACCACGCTCAATCCAAATCAGGCGGCTTTCTTCCATCAGCGTGGCATGATTCGCGCTGCGCTCAGCAATTCCGAAGGCGCGATCGCAGACTACAACCAAGCGTTAAAGCTCGATCCAAACTTTGCTCCGGCAATGAAGAGCCGGGGAGATGTGCGGGCAGCAAGTGGCGATAAACAAGGCGCGATCGCCGATTATTCTCAGGCGGTGCAAATTCAGCCGAATTTTGCAGCAGCGCTATCTCAACGGGCAGAATTGAGAGCGAAACTGGGCGATCGCTCTGGAGCAACTCAAGATTTCAGTGCTGCTGTAGATGCCGATAGCAGCAATCCAGATGCTTACGAAAATCGCGGCGAAGCGAGAATGAAGACCGGAGATTTGCAGGGTGCGATCGCGGATTTTAGCCAAGCGATTAGCCTGGATTCGAGCCGAGCGCAAGCGTTTTATCACCGAGGTGTTTTGCTAAAGCGGATGGGGAATCGGCAGAGCGCGATCGCGGATCTGCAACGAGCAGCCGATTTATATCTACAAAAAGGCGATGCGGAAGGCTATCGAAACACACTGGCTCAAATCAAAAATAGGGTTTGA
- a CDS encoding Ycf34 family protein, with product MCICVNCHYVDRCTTYNAVETQHEQPHLTETPNFEAIEPTINVNIRDRGDHIEMEWDVVGCLSFKEEKGKWAKLRPGELIPT from the coding sequence ATGTGTATTTGCGTAAACTGCCATTATGTCGATCGCTGCACTACCTACAATGCGGTCGAAACTCAGCACGAACAGCCTCATTTGACCGAAACCCCCAATTTTGAGGCGATTGAACCGACGATCAATGTCAATATTCGCGATCGCGGGGATCACATCGAAATGGAGTGGGATGTCGTCGGTTGCCTCAGCTTCAAAGAGGAAAAAGGAAAGTGGGCGAAGCTCAGACCCGGAGAATTAATCCCAACTTAG
- a CDS encoding CCA tRNA nucleotidyltransferase — protein sequence MNLQLEHYRNVALVSSALSPETWPFSLKWLPKSASLVGGTVRDALLDRHSEYLDLDFVLPSDAVETAQAIARHYRAGFVVLDAERQIARVVFPQGTADFALQVGETLEDDLRRRDFTVNAIAYNPHTKDLLDPLHGYEDLQQKRLRMVSVENLSEDPLRLLRAYRQAAQLGFSLESETQAAIRQLASNLSRIAAERVQSELNYLLGTARGTSWIKTAWKDGVLHDWFPGASPDRLAQIAAIDHVTVHLQETWTEFWSELSRTVRGTPKASEAKGSVRTWVTIAKLASLLPDDPEAAEAQLWRLKYSRAEIQAVCTVLKALPQLKSGAAISDWSLAEQYQFFQSVGAVFPAIALLGLAIQLPIEGVAMLIDRFLNPDDPVAHPSPILTGQDLISVLQIPPSPKIGKLLAALQLARAEGKIATRQEAMELAQLLI from the coding sequence GTGAATTTGCAGTTAGAACATTATCGCAACGTGGCATTGGTTTCGTCGGCCCTCTCTCCGGAAACATGGCCCTTCAGTCTAAAGTGGTTGCCTAAGTCCGCGAGTCTAGTCGGCGGTACGGTACGAGATGCGCTGCTTGATCGTCATTCTGAATATCTCGATCTCGATTTTGTCCTGCCGAGTGATGCCGTTGAGACGGCACAAGCGATCGCTCGGCATTATCGCGCTGGATTTGTGGTGTTAGATGCAGAGCGCCAAATCGCCCGCGTCGTGTTTCCACAAGGGACGGCGGATTTTGCGCTTCAGGTGGGAGAAACGCTAGAAGACGACTTACGGCGACGAGATTTTACCGTGAATGCGATCGCCTACAATCCCCACACCAAAGATTTGCTCGATCCGCTGCACGGATATGAGGATTTGCAGCAAAAGCGCCTCAGAATGGTGTCGGTTGAGAACTTGTCAGAAGATCCGCTCCGCCTGCTAAGAGCTTACCGCCAAGCAGCTCAGCTTGGATTTTCGCTAGAGTCCGAAACCCAAGCCGCAATCCGCCAGCTGGCATCGAATCTGAGCAGAATTGCGGCTGAACGGGTGCAATCTGAGCTGAACTATCTCTTAGGAACGGCACGCGGCACAAGCTGGATCAAAACTGCTTGGAAAGATGGTGTGTTGCACGACTGGTTTCCGGGTGCATCGCCGGATCGCCTCGCGCAGATTGCCGCGATCGATCACGTCACTGTGCATTTGCAAGAAACCTGGACGGAGTTTTGGTCAGAACTGAGTCGGACAGTGCGTGGCACTCCTAAAGCGTCCGAAGCGAAAGGATCAGTCCGAACTTGGGTGACGATCGCGAAACTTGCGAGTCTTTTGCCTGATGATCCCGAAGCGGCTGAGGCGCAATTGTGGCGGTTGAAATACAGTCGTGCAGAAATTCAAGCGGTGTGTACTGTTTTGAAAGCGCTGCCGCAGTTGAAATCGGGAGCAGCAATCTCCGATTGGTCGCTGGCGGAGCAGTATCAATTCTTTCAAAGCGTGGGTGCGGTGTTTCCGGCGATCGCGCTGCTTGGGCTTGCGATTCAGCTTCCGATTGAAGGCGTGGCAATGCTGATCGATCGATTCCTTAATCCCGATGATCCTGTAGCACATCCGAGTCCAATTTTGACCGGACAAGATTTAATCAGTGTACTCCAAATTCCGCCGAGTCCAAAAATCGGAAAGCTTTTAGCAGCACTGCAACTCGCACGAGCCGAGGGCAAAATTGCAACTCGCCAGGAAGCGATGGAACTGGCGCAGTTATTGATTTGA
- a CDS encoding pirin family protein, translating into MLTLRKSNDRGHANHGWLDSYHTFSFANYYDPSHMGFRKLRVINEDRVAGGGGFAPHSHRDMEIITYVLGGALEHQDSMGNREVIRPGEVQRMTAGTGVTHSEYNASKTDPVHLLQIWVLPERSSLTPGYEQKFYPPEEKRGQLRLIASRDGRNGSVTVHQDLNLYATVLSNGEKLTHPIAPDRHLWVQIARGSAIVNGEVLTDGDAVAIAAEPTLELIGQEDAEILVFDLA; encoded by the coding sequence ATGCTGACGCTTCGCAAATCGAACGATCGTGGACACGCCAATCATGGCTGGCTGGATTCCTACCACACTTTCTCATTTGCGAACTATTACGATCCATCCCATATGGGATTTCGCAAACTGCGCGTGATTAATGAAGACCGCGTTGCCGGAGGGGGTGGCTTTGCTCCACATTCTCACCGAGATATGGAAATTATTACCTATGTGCTGGGAGGTGCATTAGAACACCAGGACAGCATGGGGAATCGCGAGGTCATTCGTCCGGGTGAAGTGCAGCGCATGACGGCTGGAACAGGAGTAACTCACAGCGAATACAACGCTTCTAAAACCGATCCGGTTCATCTTCTGCAAATCTGGGTGTTACCGGAACGATCGAGCTTAACCCCTGGATATGAGCAAAAGTTCTATCCCCCTGAAGAAAAGCGCGGACAACTGCGACTAATTGCCTCACGCGATGGGCGGAATGGTTCCGTAACCGTGCATCAAGATCTAAATTTGTACGCAACGGTCTTAAGCAACGGTGAGAAATTGACACATCCGATCGCGCCTGATCGCCATCTTTGGGTGCAAATTGCGCGGGGATCTGCGATCGTGAACGGCGAAGTGCTGACGGATGGAGACGCAGTAGCGATCGCAGCGGAACCGACGTTAGAGCTAATCGGACAAGAGGATGCTGAAATCCTAGTGTTTGATTTGGCTTAA
- a CDS encoding DUF3181 family protein — MATSSTSETIEALAAEIGESVYIDVAKWHLYLNDAHLHTLLAERLFPLISGGKTIQEDEVLKIVQNIPVKLGGGKREVPLLDLLPMQCQVNLIDTLEEFQRSL, encoded by the coding sequence ATGGCTACCTCTAGTACCTCAGAAACGATCGAGGCATTAGCTGCCGAGATTGGTGAATCTGTCTATATTGATGTCGCAAAATGGCATCTTTATCTCAACGATGCTCATTTACATACCCTTTTAGCGGAGCGGCTTTTCCCCCTGATTTCCGGTGGAAAGACAATTCAAGAAGATGAAGTCCTCAAGATCGTTCAAAACATCCCGGTAAAGTTAGGCGGTGGGAAGCGAGAGGTTCCGCTGCTCGATTTGCTGCCGATGCAGTGTCAGGTGAATTTGATCGATACTCTGGAGGAGTTCCAGCGCAGTTTGTAG
- a CDS encoding 2TM domain-containing protein, whose product MPPRWSRVPDRKDADYRQLDDRMTFATHVALFAATNSGIWFFRTLQQADWDWSIWVTSGWFAALVAHAIYVFAIADYSDPPIPATSKATGFKPKEKPSKSTKR is encoded by the coding sequence ATGCCTCCTCGCTGGTCTCGCGTTCCCGATCGCAAAGATGCTGATTATCGTCAACTCGACGATCGTATGACCTTTGCAACCCATGTTGCTTTATTTGCTGCGACTAATTCGGGAATTTGGTTTTTCCGAACGCTTCAGCAGGCAGATTGGGATTGGTCAATTTGGGTTACAAGCGGCTGGTTTGCCGCATTGGTAGCTCATGCGATTTATGTTTTTGCGATCGCGGACTATTCTGATCCACCGATTCCTGCAACTTCTAAAGCAACCGGATTTAAACCGAAAGAAAAACCATCAAAATCAACCAAGAGGTAG
- a CDS encoding response regulator → MVASPGSLNSTAIPIHILLVENNPDDAVLIRRTFLRAGRNDWKLAQVERLDEAIAICKEYYSQTGKNFDVILLDLRLPDSCGLETVVKFRRAVPDIPIVVITGVRDDDLAIASIRAGVQDYLSKDEITIQQLLRSVRFAIERMRQ, encoded by the coding sequence ATGGTTGCTTCTCCCGGTTCTCTTAATTCAACCGCTATTCCGATTCATATTCTGCTAGTCGAAAACAACCCTGATGATGCAGTTCTCATTCGCCGCACGTTTCTTCGAGCGGGGAGAAATGATTGGAAGCTGGCGCAGGTTGAACGGCTGGACGAAGCGATCGCCATCTGCAAAGAATATTACTCCCAAACCGGAAAAAATTTTGACGTGATTTTGCTGGATCTGCGGCTTCCCGATTCGTGCGGTCTAGAAACCGTTGTCAAATTCCGCCGAGCAGTCCCGGATATTCCTATCGTCGTCATTACTGGGGTACGTGACGACGATTTGGCAATCGCATCGATCCGGGCGGGTGTGCAAGACTACCTCAGCAAAGATGAGATTACTATTCAGCAGCTTTTGCGATCGGTGCGATTTGCGATCGAGCGAATGCGTCAATAA
- a CDS encoding type II toxin-antitoxin system HicA family toxin gives MKLPRDLSGLELAKLLEQFDYTIDHQTGSHLRLTTERNGEHHITVPAHNPLKVGTLSAILRDVAAHLGLSRDELTTYLFQK, from the coding sequence GTGAAACTCCCTCGCGACCTCTCTGGCTTAGAACTTGCCAAGCTGCTTGAACAGTTCGACTACACTATCGATCATCAAACTGGTAGCCATCTGCGCTTAACCACAGAGCGAAATGGAGAGCATCATATTACAGTTCCTGCCCACAATCCGCTTAAAGTCGGAACCCTTTCTGCAATTTTGAGAGATGTCGCCGCTCATTTAGGTTTAAGCCGTGACGAATTGACCACTTACCTATTTCAAAAATGA